In the genome of Caenorhabditis elegans chromosome IV, the window CTCCTCGCGATTTATTTGCATCTTTTCTCTTTGTTTTTCAAGTggttttaatcgattttttgatcaatttaatcagtttttgaataaaaattatacgaATTGATGTGTTTTATACTAAAATGTGtaaagaaaacgagaaaactcATTTTAACGAATGAATATGTTGATTGTTgagtttttaatcaatttttcgagttttctgctcatttttccgcaatttttgataatagtTCTGCTTAAATCCACTTtccttcaaaatgttttttttttccagaaaacatgGCTCAAAAGCCGGGGACGATGGCTCAAATGCGAAATGGCACAAGCGGCGGCGACAAACGCCAATACGAGACAGAAgtgataattttaaatcaatgcAGAAAGGtaatttttaacacaaaatcgctgaaaatcaGACAAATATCTATAACTTGGTTAGTTAAATGGTCAGATCTTCATCCAACGGGACTACTCGAAAGGCCTCGACGTGCAGTTTGAGGCTGAATATCCGGCAAGATTAACTGAAAAAGTGAGTGATTCAggttgaaaatctgaaaatctagaaaaaatacaatttggTTTCAGGTGCCACGCGACGTCTGGGAGAACACAATTGTCAGGATAAATAGGATATTTGCAGACGCTGAAGCGGtaaaaattcctttaaaatctggaaatcattctaaaaaacgtgaaaatccTTCAGATCACGCCTCAAACGATTTTCGAGACGGTGCTGGGCTGTTTCACGTGCTACGCCTCCTACGCCATCACAAAATCCACGTATCGGCGGAAACTCGACGAGCTGCAAGAGTTTCTGAAtcgagaaaatcgagaaatctATCATCACGTCGGATTTCACATCAGAAATCCCATGGAGAGAGGCTTGAGAGTGGTGAGGCGGTGGaaaattgtcagttttctaagcttaaatt includes:
- the Y57G11C.33 gene encoding Ras modification protein ERF4 (Confirmed by transcript evidence), with the protein product MAQKPGTMAQMRNGTSGGDKRQYETEVIILNQCRKIFIQRDYSKGLDVQFEAEYPARLTEKVPRDVWENTIVRINRIFADAEAITPQTIFETVLGCFTCYASYAITKSTYRRKLDELQEFLNRENREIYHHVGFHIRNPMERGLRVLEISLLSRQGETPRDDVDSPGGAIRTI
- the Y57G11C.33 gene encoding Ras modification protein ERF4 (Confirmed by transcript evidence); this encodes MAQKPGTMAQMRNGTSGGDKRQYETEVIILNQCRKLNGQIFIQRDYSKGLDVQFEAEYPARLTEKVPRDVWENTIVRINRIFADAEAITPQTIFETVLGCFTCYASYAITKSTYRRKLDELQEFLNRENREIYHHVGFHIRNPMERGLRVLEISLLSRQGETPRDDVDSPGGAIRTI